In the genome of Leptotrichia sp. HSP-536, the window GTTGATAATAGACCAGTTTATCCTTCATTTTCTGGAGATAAAAGAAAATTTGAAGAAGATTTTAAAAAATATACTGAACAAGTAAATGAATTTAATGCAAATAAACTTCAAAATGTTGGTGGAGCTATAATGACAAATGATAAAAAATCAGAAATTTTGGAAAAAGTAACACCGCAAAAAGTATATTTGCCAGAAGGTATTCTTATGAATAATAAAATTTACATTCCTAAAAAAGGTGATAAAGTAAAATTGGATAAAATTATTGCAATTAACAAAGTTTTTGGGAAAATTGATGACGGAACTTTGGTAGGACAAGTAGACTGGGAAAGCTATTATGATGGAAAAGGGTATAAAAATTTTACAGGAAAAGAATTTTTGGAATTAATAAAAACGGATAAAAATTTCAAGGATATAATTGGAAATGACGATGAATTGAATGCAAATCCTGCGAATGTATTAACAAATGCTTATTATACATTCACTTTAAAAGTGGAAGGCAGAGATGAAATGGTTATGCCAATTATGGATTTCAAATATAATGATGAATTATTTAAGAAACTTTTAAATGGTGAAACAATAACGCTTGACAAAAATTATTATATGGCTATGGGAGATAATACGGCAAATAGTAAGGATACAAGATATTTTGGACTTGTGTCTGAACCAAGAATTAAGGGTGAGCTGTTAATTAGATGGTGGCCATTAAGTAGAATAGGGTTATTATAAAATTAAATTGGAGAATTGAATAGAATGGAAAATATTGTGGATGAATTGACATTGATTCATAATGAAAACTTTGAAAATAAAGTTGAAAATAAATATTTTTCTGAAATGATTTTGAATGGGCAGTATGAAATATACTGCTTATTTAATTTTGGAGAAGAAAATAATAAGATAATAAAGTTAAAAAAAGAATCAAATGTTGATAATGAAAAAGTGATAAATCTGAGAAAAAATAATAATACTGAAAAAAAAATCTTGGGATATATTGTATTTTATGGTACAATAGAGAACACGGATATTTTCGAGATAGCAATAAAAAAAGAATATCAAGGGCAAAGTTTTGGTGAAAAATTACTAAAGGAAAGTATGGAAGATATTGTAAAGAAAAATATAAATGGAAATTTTTCTAAAAATAAATTTATGCTTGAAGTAAATGAAAAAAATGTAAAGGCACTAAAACTTTATGAAAAAATTGGATTTGAAAGAATATCAATTAGAAAAAATTATTATGGAAAAAATGAAAATGCAATGATAATGATGAAAATCATATAAACATTATTAAAACTAAAGTAAGGGAGAGAAATGAGACAAAATAGTATTTCATTGGAACTAAGAAAACAAATAACACCAAGTATTTTTTCAATTGGGCAGGAGTATTATAATAAAAAATTAGGAAATTTGACAGCACTTTTTGCCGATGGAAATTTTATGACTGTGGAAGGTGAATATCACGAAAATAATTTATGTAAAACTTCAATCACAGTGGAACAGAAAAAAGGAGAATTTGTAGAAGCAAACTGTGATTGTAATTTTTTTAAGAATAATAGACAAAATTGCTGTAAACATGTTGTAACGTTGGGAATGATGGCTGACAAGTCGGAGAAAATTATAAAAGTTATCGGAACAGACGATATGGAAATGATGTTTGAAGACGATTTTGAAGAAGATAATAAAAAATTGATTGAAGAAAAAAAAGAAGAAGAAAAAATTAACGCAAAAAAACTTGAAAAAGAAATTTCAAAAGATTCAAATAAAAGTAAATCAAGACAAAGATTAAAAGTTAAAGAAGAATATCTTGAAAAAAGCTTGAATAAAATAAATAATAATTCTGAAAGTAATGAAGCAGAAAAGCTTTTAAAAAATGGAAAAAAAGCTAAAAATATAAATATTGAATTTGAAGCTGTTGATGGAAATAATAAAAATACTGAAAAAGATAATGAAATAAAGATAGAAACAGATTCTCAGAATTTACAGAATTTTAATAAAAATGATGAAAAAATATTGGAAAATACCGAAAATATTGGTCAGAAAATTGATGAAATTTATAATTTCCATTTGGAAAGTGAAAATATCGAAACTGAAGAGCGACAGGAAATGCGTCTGGAAGTGGAAATTGATGAAGGAAATTACAGCGATTATAAATACGGTTATGACTATAATCAGGAAAATAACGTTCCAGATTATATTTTGCGGATAAAAACTGGATTTAAGAAAACATATTATGTAAAAGATATTTTGAAATTTATTGAAGCGGTTGTGAAGGAAAGAGAATATGAAATAACTTCAAAAATTACATACAATCCAAAAACTTGCTTTTTCAGCGATATTGACCAAGAAATCATTTTTGCAATTTATGAATACAGTAAAGAAATTCAAAGTGTAATGGATAGCGGAATTAAGGACAAAAAAGGACTGAAAGTCTATGAAATGCTTTTAAATAAATTACTGCTAGCTATGAAAGAAGGAAAAAGCCTGTTGCTGCTTGGAGAACAGAAACAGATAATGAATACATATGAACCGTTATTTGTAATTGAAAATGATAAAGTAGAAATTAGAAATATTGAAAAAATTTCAGAAAACTGTCCATTTTACACTCTTGGAAATGATACGACAAAAGTTTTTAAAATGGATGAAAATGAAGAAAAATTTTTTAGAAAATTTGATACGCTTGATATGGAGTTATTTAATCATTTGTCAACAGAAGATAATCAGAAATTAAAAGAAATTTTGAAATATGAAAATATTAATGTTGCCAAATATATTGAAGAAGATGGATGTATTGATATTTTTGTATCAGAAACTGATGAGAAGGAAATTGTAAAAATTAATTTGTCAAATACAGTTTGTGCAGTAAAAAAAGGCAATGAATATTTTATTCCGAGAAAAAATGCACAATTGTTTGAAGACTTGAAAAAACTTGTGGAAAGCTATTCGTTTGTAAATATGGGGACAGAAGGGATTTACAGCGTTAATTATGAAGGACTGAGTAAAATTTCTGAATATATTGACAATAAATATTCTGAAAAAGTCAAAATCCATTTGGAAAATAAAATAAAAAATGCTAGAAATATAGATGTTCACGTTGCAATAAAAAAAGTGGAAAATAATTTTTTAAATGTCAGCTTTGATATTGAGGGGATAAAGACTGAAGATGTGGAAATTGTGATGGAAGCAATTAAAAATGAGCAGAAATACATAACGCTTTCGAGCGGAGAACTTGTGAAAATTGCCAATAAAAGTATTGAAGAATTAGTTGGAATTACAGATTCTATTTCCAATTTGAAAGTTGGAGAAAATAAAATTTCTAAAATAAAGGCTCTACAGCTTGCTCAAATTTCCAAAAATATTCAGGAAGAGCTTGTAAAAATGGAAGAATTTAAAGACTTGTTTCATAAAATAAAAAATCGTGAAGAAATCGAGCCGAATAATATAAGTGTAAACTTATTTCCGTATCAGAAATTAGGATTTAACTGGTTAAAAAATATGTATGACATTGGTTTTGGAGGAATTCTTGCCGATGACATGGGGCTTGGTAAGACTTTACAGACAATTTCGCTTTTGAATGAAATTTATCAGGAAAATAGAAATTTTTCTGCATTAATTATTGTTCCAAGTTCGCTATTGTACAACTGGAAGGAAGAAATTATTAAGTTTACGGGAATAAGTCCGACTCTGATTGAAGGAACGGCGGCTCAAAGGAAAGAAATTATTTCAAGAAAGTCAAAAGGCTTTATGATAACTACTTACCAGGCTTTAAGAAATGATATAGAAGAATATAAAAACAGAGAATTTGACGTAGTTGTACTTGATGAAGCTCAAAATATTAAGACAACAACTTCGCAGATAAAGAAAGCTGTTATGAAAATTAATAGCAAGGTAAATTTTGCATTGACAGGAACACCTGTAGAAAACAATATTCTGGAATTATGGTCAATTTTTGATTTTGTAATACCTGGATATTTGGACAATTTGACAAAATTCAAAAAAACTTATAAGGAAGCAATTGTAAATCCAAATTCTTCCAAAATACATAACTTACGTGAAATTATTGCTCCATTTCTATTGAGAAGAACAAAGAAGGAAGTTCTGACTGAACTGCCTGACAAAATCGAATCAAATATGGTCGTAACTCTTAGCAATGAGCAGAAACAGCTTTATATGTCGTATATAAAACAAGCTAAAAAAGAAATGAAGAAATTTGATAAAAATGAAAACAACCGTATGAAAATACTGGCTATTTTGACAAAACTTCGTCAAATCTGTAATTCCCCTACTTTGTTCAAAGAAGATTATAAAGGGGAAGTGGCAAAGCTGGAAGTGTTACGTGATTTATTGCCAGATATTACTGAAAATGGACATAGACTATTGATATTCTCACAATTTGTAGGAACTTTAAAAGAAATTGAAAAAGAGCTTGTAAATATGGGAATTGAGTATTTTTATATTGATGGAAGTGTAAAATCAAAGGAAAGAGTTGATATTTGTAACAAATTTAACGCTGGGGAACGGCAAGTTGTATTGATTTCGCTAAAAGCAGGTGGAACTGGGCTAAATCTTGTTGGAGCGGATGTTGTAATTCATTATGATCCATGGTGGAATATCGCTGTGGAAAATCAGGCGAGTGACAGGGCATATAGAATTGGACAGAAAAAAAGTGTACAAGTTATAAAACTTGTGACAGAAGGTACAATTGAGGAAAAAATTATAAAAATTCAGGAAAGTAAGCGTCAATTGAGTGAAAATCTGTTGGAAAGCAAAGATGGGGAAAAAGTACTATTTGAGATGAGTGATAAAGAATTGATGGAATTATTGAGTTAAATTTGCATATAAAAATATAAATTTGTAAAATTCTAGAAAAAATAGTATAATATTTAAAATCAAATTTTATTATCATGAAAGGATGAAATTTTATGGAAAATGAAAGATACGAATTAAACAAAAATTTAGCACAAATGTTAAAAGGTGGAGTTATAATGGATGTTTCTACTCCTGAACAAGCAAGAATAGCTGAAGCGGCAGGTGCTGCTGCGGTTATGGCACTTGAAAGAATTCCAGCGGACATTAGAGCTGTAGGCGGAGTTTCGAGAATGAGTGATCCTAAAATGATTAAAAGTATTCAGGAAGTTGTGTCAATTCCTGTAATGGCAAAAGTTAGAATTGGACATTTTGTGGAAGCGCAGATTTTGGAAGCAATAGAAATTGACTATATAGATGAAAGTGAAGTTTTATCACCTGCTGATGATAAATTTCATGTAGATAAGAAAAAATTTAAAGTTCCTTTTGTGTGTGGAGCAAAAGATTTGGGAGAAGCTCTTAGAAGAATAGCTGAAGGGGCTTCAATGATAAGAACTAAAGGTGAACCGGGAACAGGAGATGTTGTACAGGCGGTACGGCATATGAGAATGATGAATCAAGAAATAAGAAGAATTCAAAATATGAGAGAAGATGAGCTTTATTTTACAGCCAAAGAATTACAAGTTCCTTTTGAATTAGTAAAATACGTTCATGAAAATGGGAAATTGCCAGTAGTAAATTTTGCAGCGGGTGGTGTTGCTACTCCTGCAGATGCGGCATTAATGATGCAGCTTGGGGCTGAAGGTGTATTTGTTGGATCAGGAATATTCAAATCTGGAGATCCTGTAAAAAGAGCTCAGGCAATAGTTAAAGCTGTTACTAACTATAATGATCCAAAAGTGTTAGCTGAAATTTCAGAAGATTTAGGAGAAGCTATGGTTGGAATTAATGAGAATGA includes:
- the pdxS gene encoding pyridoxal 5'-phosphate synthase lyase subunit PdxS, with amino-acid sequence MENERYELNKNLAQMLKGGVIMDVSTPEQARIAEAAGAAAVMALERIPADIRAVGGVSRMSDPKMIKSIQEVVSIPVMAKVRIGHFVEAQILEAIEIDYIDESEVLSPADDKFHVDKKKFKVPFVCGAKDLGEALRRIAEGASMIRTKGEPGTGDVVQAVRHMRMMNQEIRRIQNMREDELYFTAKELQVPFELVKYVHENGKLPVVNFAAGGVATPADAALMMQLGAEGVFVGSGIFKSGDPVKRAQAIVKAVTNYNDPKVLAEISEDLGEAMVGINENEIQLLMAERGK
- a CDS encoding DEAD/DEAH box helicase, with the translated sequence MRQNSISLELRKQITPSIFSIGQEYYNKKLGNLTALFADGNFMTVEGEYHENNLCKTSITVEQKKGEFVEANCDCNFFKNNRQNCCKHVVTLGMMADKSEKIIKVIGTDDMEMMFEDDFEEDNKKLIEEKKEEEKINAKKLEKEISKDSNKSKSRQRLKVKEEYLEKSLNKINNNSESNEAEKLLKNGKKAKNINIEFEAVDGNNKNTEKDNEIKIETDSQNLQNFNKNDEKILENTENIGQKIDEIYNFHLESENIETEERQEMRLEVEIDEGNYSDYKYGYDYNQENNVPDYILRIKTGFKKTYYVKDILKFIEAVVKEREYEITSKITYNPKTCFFSDIDQEIIFAIYEYSKEIQSVMDSGIKDKKGLKVYEMLLNKLLLAMKEGKSLLLLGEQKQIMNTYEPLFVIENDKVEIRNIEKISENCPFYTLGNDTTKVFKMDENEEKFFRKFDTLDMELFNHLSTEDNQKLKEILKYENINVAKYIEEDGCIDIFVSETDEKEIVKINLSNTVCAVKKGNEYFIPRKNAQLFEDLKKLVESYSFVNMGTEGIYSVNYEGLSKISEYIDNKYSEKVKIHLENKIKNARNIDVHVAIKKVENNFLNVSFDIEGIKTEDVEIVMEAIKNEQKYITLSSGELVKIANKSIEELVGITDSISNLKVGENKISKIKALQLAQISKNIQEELVKMEEFKDLFHKIKNREEIEPNNISVNLFPYQKLGFNWLKNMYDIGFGGILADDMGLGKTLQTISLLNEIYQENRNFSALIIVPSSLLYNWKEEIIKFTGISPTLIEGTAAQRKEIISRKSKGFMITTYQALRNDIEEYKNREFDVVVLDEAQNIKTTTSQIKKAVMKINSKVNFALTGTPVENNILELWSIFDFVIPGYLDNLTKFKKTYKEAIVNPNSSKIHNLREIIAPFLLRRTKKEVLTELPDKIESNMVVTLSNEQKQLYMSYIKQAKKEMKKFDKNENNRMKILAILTKLRQICNSPTLFKEDYKGEVAKLEVLRDLLPDITENGHRLLIFSQFVGTLKEIEKELVNMGIEYFYIDGSVKSKERVDICNKFNAGERQVVLISLKAGGTGLNLVGADVVIHYDPWWNIAVENQASDRAYRIGQKKSVQVIKLVTEGTIEEKIIKIQESKRQLSENLLESKDGEKVLFEMSDKELMELLS
- a CDS encoding GNAT family N-acetyltransferase encodes the protein MENIVDELTLIHNENFENKVENKYFSEMILNGQYEIYCLFNFGEENNKIIKLKKESNVDNEKVINLRKNNNTEKKILGYIVFYGTIENTDIFEIAIKKEYQGQSFGEKLLKESMEDIVKKNINGNFSKNKFMLEVNEKNVKALKLYEKIGFERISIRKNYYGKNENAMIMMKII